The Diaphorobacter ruginosibacter genome contains a region encoding:
- a CDS encoding (2Fe-2S)-binding protein, with the protein MSPLTTKPLQLTINGQAVGPVDVPEGLPMIAFLHEYQNLTGSRLGCGIGECRACVVLVDDEAGGSKEMRTCITGAHYFAGKRVRTIEGIADAAQAAADTSGAAQQRKVIALAPVQQKYLEHFSFQCGYCTPGFVIGATALLERLAKAPIAKSDVEKTISESLGTHLCRCTGYVRYFSAVKDVILNTPGYTTKG; encoded by the coding sequence ATGAGCCCACTCACCACCAAGCCTCTTCAACTGACGATCAACGGCCAGGCGGTCGGCCCGGTCGATGTGCCCGAAGGCCTGCCCATGATTGCCTTCCTCCACGAGTACCAAAACCTCACCGGTTCGCGCCTGGGCTGCGGCATCGGCGAGTGCCGCGCCTGTGTCGTACTGGTTGACGACGAAGCGGGCGGCAGCAAGGAAATGCGCACCTGCATCACCGGCGCGCACTATTTCGCGGGCAAACGGGTGCGCACCATCGAGGGCATTGCGGATGCGGCGCAGGCCGCCGCCGACACCAGCGGTGCTGCGCAGCAGCGCAAGGTGATTGCGTTGGCCCCCGTGCAGCAGAAGTACCTTGAGCACTTCAGCTTCCAGTGCGGCTATTGCACACCCGGCTTCGTGATCGGCGCGACCGCCTTGCTCGAACGCCTTGCCAAGGCGCCGATCGCGAAGTCTGATGTCGAGAAGACGATCTCCGAGTCGCTCGGCACGCATCTGTGTCGTTGCACGGGCTATGTGCGCTATTTCTCCGCCGTGAAGGACGTGATCCTGAACACGCCCGGCTACACCACGAAAGGATGA
- a CDS encoding helix-turn-helix transcriptional regulator has protein sequence MQAEHPAGDEGPDGSSEAAGRNQLLHALGERVRELRARRGLTRRSLAVSAEVSERHLANLEYGTGNVSILVLHQISQALQCSMAELLGDVTTSSAEWLLIRELLEHRNEDELRRVRMAAGELLGTAPSGDRHRHSRIALIGLRGAGKSTLARMLADALGVTFVELNHEIEALAGCSVREIYDLYGVSGYRRYERRALEETVQIHTDVVIATPGGIVSDPATFNELLSHCTTVWLQAQPEEHMGRVIAQGDTRPMAANPEAMDDLRRILDGRREFYSKADHVLDTSGRTLEQSLAQLKALVAH, from the coding sequence ATGCAAGCGGAGCACCCAGCGGGTGATGAGGGACCGGACGGTTCATCCGAGGCCGCCGGCAGGAACCAGCTGCTGCACGCCCTGGGCGAGCGCGTGCGCGAGCTGCGGGCGCGACGCGGGCTCACGCGCCGCAGCCTGGCGGTGAGTGCCGAGGTGTCGGAGCGGCATCTTGCCAACCTCGAATACGGCACGGGTAACGTGTCCATCCTGGTGTTGCACCAGATCTCGCAGGCACTGCAGTGCTCCATGGCAGAGCTGCTGGGCGACGTCACCACCTCCAGCGCCGAATGGCTGCTGATTCGCGAGCTCCTGGAACACCGCAATGAAGACGAACTGCGCCGCGTGCGCATGGCCGCCGGCGAGCTCCTGGGCACGGCTCCCAGCGGCGACCGGCATCGGCACTCACGCATTGCGTTGATCGGCCTGCGCGGCGCGGGCAAGTCCACGCTCGCCCGCATGCTGGCCGATGCGCTGGGCGTGACCTTCGTCGAGCTGAACCACGAGATCGAGGCGCTGGCCGGCTGCAGCGTGCGCGAGATCTACGATCTCTATGGCGTGAGCGGATACCGCCGCTACGAACGCCGCGCGCTCGAGGAGACCGTGCAGATCCACACCGACGTGGTGATCGCCACGCCGGGCGGCATCGTCTCCGATCCGGCCACCTTCAACGAACTGCTGTCGCATTGCACCACGGTGTGGCTGCAGGCCCAGCCCGAGGAACACATGGGCCGCGTGATCGCACAGGGCGATACGCGGCCCATGGCGGCGAACCCGGAAGCCATGGACGACCTGCGGCGCATCCTGGACGGTCGCCGCGAGTTCTACTCCAAGGCCGACCATGTGCTCGACACCAGCGGCAGAACACTGGAGCAGAGCCTGGCCCAGCTGAAGGCGCTGGTTGCGCACTGA
- a CDS encoding xanthine dehydrogenase family protein molybdopterin-binding subunit has product MRVQRPLQTSLQASSPCAAPAAPPEDATPAPPDSAILSRRGFLQGLTIAGVSVFVAPLASRAYATLFEQKLLTPVDRAVGTQAPLFRLDGHAKVTGRKIFARDIRARDMPHWPQTQSHAFIVRATLADRLFEDIDLSALGEDLKPDRLVTAEDLVRDGVAFPAFYGEDVLLPKGKTPAYLGHAVAFLIYHDFARFHFAKERLQATPDVVRYGKVTGPLDREPWGVFRYVRMGGATPFDDDVYSSLKDNTLFPKERKPIVWPKIAEADLVTANGLRAAEQIANELATPPADWLVMKRHYATQSIDTAALEPDNANCWYDPASQSLHMVIATQSPQEVAESAAAMVKASRFPLRNLFVHPCYTVGYGSKDHAPMPFIGAMIALYADGKPVRIANNRFEQFQTSLKRHAFEIDYTFAINRQNGLLQSVVGNMTCNGGGRANFSASVALVGATAAQSIYYFPKNDLTSTALSSRALDAGSARGYGTLQSMVATELMMDEIAGELKLDPIELRLRNLLPSGGKNTQGAIAAGAIRTREVLERARQHPIWTERAKRKASYEAAHPGQKYGVGFACVQKDFGTGGEANFSRVEFTPEGRVILYISGTEIGTGMGTSQAQLCVQWFGKPADELHTSRIDWPELPLKAEGDNFTMPQADQDRLMTNPRWTPAFCSPSSASNSAYFFSHTTAETARVVFENGLWPAAVAIWSKGLGGGQFAPYAVRREDARWVNGMLTANGMEPLSLQALARKAYELKLVTGAVGHAFNRWQWAEADFEIAGKTERRPLDGLSIRHGRPDQVAGAAPPEQPQPAAAAATPVEDALLGAATAGEYQMLARRNLFYPPTQRGNAGVTYYSANGALAEIAVDTDTGDVLVLNHHHIMECGKPIVSELVKSQLEGGIAMGIGHALYETMPLYEGGPGDGDWNLHRYHLPRAHEVAVWKQTSELLAPLSETDPPKGIAEVVMIPIVAAIVTGIHEAIGKRFYDLPVTPAKIKEALAS; this is encoded by the coding sequence ATGCGCGTCCAACGCCCGTTGCAAACGTCTTTGCAAGCGTCTTCTCCATGTGCCGCTCCCGCCGCGCCACCGGAAGACGCCACACCCGCCCCGCCGGACTCCGCCATCCTCTCGCGCAGGGGATTTCTGCAGGGCCTGACCATCGCAGGCGTCAGTGTCTTCGTGGCGCCGCTGGCCAGCCGGGCCTATGCGACGCTGTTCGAGCAGAAACTGCTCACGCCCGTCGATCGCGCCGTGGGTACCCAAGCCCCCCTGTTCCGACTGGATGGTCACGCCAAGGTCACCGGCAGAAAGATCTTTGCGCGCGACATCCGGGCGCGTGACATGCCGCACTGGCCGCAGACCCAGTCGCATGCGTTCATCGTGCGCGCAACGCTCGCGGACCGGCTGTTCGAGGACATCGATCTCTCCGCGCTGGGCGAGGACCTCAAGCCTGACCGGCTCGTCACCGCCGAGGATCTTGTGAGGGACGGAGTGGCCTTTCCCGCCTTCTATGGCGAGGACGTGCTGCTGCCCAAGGGCAAGACGCCTGCCTACCTCGGCCATGCCGTGGCGTTCCTCATCTACCACGACTTCGCGCGCTTTCACTTCGCGAAGGAACGCCTGCAGGCCACGCCGGATGTGGTGCGCTACGGCAAGGTGACAGGCCCCTTGGACCGCGAACCCTGGGGCGTGTTCCGCTACGTGCGCATGGGCGGAGCGACGCCCTTCGACGATGACGTGTACTCAAGCCTCAAGGACAACACGCTATTTCCCAAGGAACGCAAGCCCATCGTATGGCCGAAGATCGCCGAGGCCGACCTGGTCACGGCAAATGGCCTGCGTGCAGCCGAACAGATCGCCAACGAGCTCGCGACGCCTCCGGCTGATTGGCTTGTGATGAAGCGCCACTACGCCACGCAATCGATCGACACCGCGGCGCTCGAGCCCGACAATGCCAACTGCTGGTATGACCCGGCATCCCAAAGCCTTCACATGGTGATCGCCACGCAGTCGCCGCAAGAGGTGGCCGAGAGCGCTGCGGCCATGGTCAAGGCAAGCCGCTTTCCGCTCAGGAACCTGTTCGTGCATCCTTGCTATACGGTCGGCTACGGCTCCAAGGACCATGCACCCATGCCCTTCATCGGCGCAATGATCGCGCTGTACGCCGACGGCAAGCCTGTGCGCATCGCCAACAACCGCTTCGAGCAGTTCCAGACCTCGCTGAAGCGCCACGCGTTCGAGATCGACTACACCTTCGCGATCAACCGCCAGAACGGCCTGCTGCAGTCCGTAGTCGGCAACATGACGTGCAACGGCGGCGGGCGCGCCAACTTCTCGGCCTCGGTAGCGCTTGTGGGAGCGACGGCAGCGCAGTCGATCTACTATTTCCCCAAGAACGACCTCACCTCGACCGCGCTGTCCTCGCGTGCACTCGATGCCGGCTCGGCGCGCGGCTACGGTACTTTGCAGAGCATGGTGGCCACCGAGCTGATGATGGACGAGATCGCAGGCGAACTGAAACTCGACCCCATCGAGCTGCGGTTGCGCAATCTCCTGCCCTCGGGCGGCAAGAATACGCAAGGGGCGATTGCCGCCGGCGCGATCCGCACGCGCGAGGTGCTGGAGCGGGCGCGCCAGCATCCGATCTGGACCGAGCGCGCCAAGCGCAAGGCCAGCTATGAAGCCGCACATCCGGGCCAGAAATACGGCGTGGGATTCGCATGCGTGCAGAAGGATTTCGGTACCGGTGGCGAAGCCAACTTCTCGCGCGTGGAGTTCACGCCCGAGGGCCGGGTGATCCTCTACATCTCGGGCACCGAGATCGGCACCGGCATGGGCACCTCGCAGGCGCAGCTGTGCGTGCAGTGGTTCGGCAAGCCGGCCGACGAGTTGCACACCTCACGCATCGACTGGCCCGAGCTGCCGCTCAAGGCCGAAGGGGACAATTTCACGATGCCGCAGGCCGACCAGGACCGGCTGATGACCAACCCGCGATGGACTCCCGCATTCTGCTCACCCAGCAGCGCCAGCAACTCGGCCTACTTCTTCAGCCACACCACCGCTGAGACCGCGCGAGTGGTGTTCGAGAACGGCCTGTGGCCCGCCGCCGTGGCGATCTGGAGCAAGGGCCTGGGCGGCGGACAGTTCGCCCCCTATGCCGTGCGCCGCGAGGATGCACGCTGGGTGAACGGGATGCTCACGGCCAACGGCATGGAGCCCCTGTCGCTGCAGGCGCTGGCACGCAAGGCCTACGAGCTGAAGCTTGTGACCGGAGCCGTCGGCCATGCCTTCAATCGCTGGCAGTGGGCGGAGGCGGACTTCGAGATTGCCGGCAAAACGGAGCGCAGGCCGCTCGACGGGCTGTCGATACGCCATGGCAGGCCCGACCAGGTGGCTGGTGCCGCACCGCCCGAGCAACCGCAGCCCGCCGCTGCCGCCGCAACGCCCGTCGAGGATGCGCTTCTCGGCGCGGCCACTGCGGGCGAGTACCAGATGCTGGCTCGCCGGAATCTTTTCTATCCCCCCACGCAGCGCGGCAACGCGGGCGTCACCTACTACAGCGCCAACGGCGCCCTCGCCGAAATCGCGGTGGACACCGATACGGGCGACGTGCTCGTGCTGAACCACCACCACATCATGGAGTGTGGCAAGCCCATCGTGTCCGAGCTCGTGAAAAGCCAGCTCGAGGGCGGCATCGCGATGGGCATAGGGCACGCACTCTACGAAACCATGCCGCTGTACGAAGGCGGCCCGGGCGACGGTGACTGGAACCTCCACCGTTACCACCTGCCGCGCGCCCACGAGGTGGCTGTGTGGAAGCAGACCTCGGAACTGCTGGCCCCGCTCTCGGAGACCGATCCACCCAAGGGCATCGCCGAAGTGGTGATGATTCCGATCGTCGCCGCCATCGTCACCGGCATTCACGAGGCCATCGGCAAGCGCTTCTACGACCTGCCCGTGACACCAGCCAAGATCAAGGAGGCGCTTGCATCATGA